The Allorhodopirellula heiligendammensis nucleotide sequence TAGCAGATTTCTATCGCTTCCCCTCCCCAGCCGCTTTCAGATTCTCTCTCCACCAAGGCTAGTAGCGAACGCTAATAGCTATCAGCTTTCGAACAAAGGAACTCCGATGTTGTCATTCAAAGGCCATGCGGGCAAAGACCTGTGTGATTCCCAACTAGGTTCGACGCGGCGTAGCTTTCTACGGGTTGGTGGAGCGGGGATGCTCGGTCTGTCACTGCCACAGCTACTCCAACTCCAGTCCGCTCAGGGTGAATCGAAAGGCGGGGAATCCTCGGGAGGGCCGGGTTGGAACAAAGCCAAGTCAATTATCATGGTCTACCTGCAAGGTGGCCCAAGTCAGTTGGATCTATGGGATCCCAAGGAGCATGTGCCGGACAATGTCCGCAGTCAGTTCGCACCGATCAGCACGAAGATTCCAGGCGTGAAGTTCACTGAAAATCTGCCCCGTCTCAGCCAGATCAACGATCGATTCACGACAATCCGCTCGATGTCGTACACACCCAACGGTTTGTTCAATCATACCGCGGCGATCTATCAGATGATGACGGGATACACGACCGATAAGGTCAGTCCCTCCGGACAGCTCGAGCCGCCTTCGCCAAAAGACTTTCCTAATTTCGGCAGTAACATCGTTAAGATGCGTCCCATCGACGAGCCCATGCTGCCCTTCGTGATGTTGCCAAGACCGCTGCAGGAATCCAACGTGATCGGCAAGGGCGGCACCGCAGGGTTTCTCGGCAAAGCATTCGATCCGTACACGCTCTACCCCAGCGGCGATGACATGTCGATGGACAAGATGGAGCGGATACGCACCGATGACCTCAGTCTACGCGACGAAGTCTTCGATATTCGCTTAGAGCGACGGGCCAATCTCCGGCAACTCCTCAACGAGCAGATGCCCACTATCAATGAGGCTGTTGAGAACTTTCAACTCGACCAGTACTACGACCGGGCCCTTTCGCTGATCATTTCCGGGCGCGCTCGCGACGCATTCAAACTCAGTGAGGAGGACAGCGTCTTGCGTGACGCGTACGGACGAAATACGTTCGGACAAAGTTGCCTGCTGGCCCGACGCCTCATCGAAGCTGGCACGCGAGTCGTCGAAGTTATCTGGCCCAAGGTTGCCAACAGCGACAACCACTCATGGGACCACCACAAAGACCTCAGCAAGCGGATGAAGACGCAGTCAGCGCCCATGCTCGACGCTGGATTGACGACTTTGATCGAAGACCTCGATCAGCGGGGGTTGCTCGATGAAACCCTCGTGGTCGCAGTGGGCGAGTTCGGCCGCAGCCCCCAGAGGGGGGTAAGCACCAGTGGGAATAATAACTCAGACGATGGACGGGATCACTGGCCGTACTGCTACACCGCGGTGTTGGCCGGCGCTGGCATCCGGCGAGGTTTGGTCTACGGCAAGAGCGACGAAACCTCGTCGGCCCCTGTCGAGCATCCAGTTCATCCCGCCGAACTGCTCGCAACGATCTACCACAGCTTTGGAATTGCCCCTGAAACGATCGTCTACAACCACCTCAATCAGCCCCGTGAGCTTGTCAAAGCCCAGGCAGTGACCGCGTTAATGAGCTAGTCCTACAGCAAATGGCGTAAAAACGCTGGTGCGAAAAAAATTTTCCGCCAACAGCAGAGAATCTGCAAGAGTCCTCTTTAGCAACTCACGCTCGAATGCTAAACTCCGCCCACAACGAGGAACAGATGACAATTCCTCGCCACCACTACCCCGTGGTGTAATTGGCAACACAGCTGGTTTTGGTCCAGCCATTCTAGGTTCGAGTCCTAGCGGGGTAGCTAAAACCCGCATCTGTGAGAATCAGAGGCGGGTTTTTTCGTGGTTTTTCCGCATCCAGGGATTCGCGTGATGGCCTCCCTGGAGCTTCGGCATTGCGGATTCACACACCTTGCGGACTTCCCTCGACACTTTACTCAGATGCGTTGTTCAGACCCTCACCTAATCAGTTCCGGACTCCTTTACCTGATTTGAGTTTACGCCTCTGACGTTGATTCCTTCGCAGAACCAAGATGAGAATGCTGGGCAATGCTACGATTGATACGTCGGCAACAACTGGAAACGCTAGGGCGCCACGAACTACAGTTGCCCCGGATGGAACAATCAGCAACTGTGCAGTGGAGGACGCCTCAACATAATCGTGCTGTATAAACACGAGTGATCCATTGAGCCGGCTTTGTGATTGAAACTTTGCTGAGCATCGTGACACAGGAATCACGAGTAAGTCCGACCGTTCGTCAATCACTCTCCAATAGTACCCGGGAACAGCCGCGAAGGGCGACGCCGAAATGGTACGCCGGAACCAGCGTCGATATTCTTCCTCTCCGTGGATACGGTATGAGTCAATATGCTGGAGAGCCTTTGATGGCCTGCCCGAGATGCAACCGCCCGTTTCCACGGGTGGTAGGCGAAACCACGCTATCCCGAGAGCAACGCCGGCAGTCAGAACAAGAAGTTCCGCAAGAGAAATCTGTCTACGCATGCGATAGCTAAGCTTCATTCCACTTCTGTCAAACAACGGATGCAACCAGGCAGCGGCGCAGAAACATCAGTGATCATTTAAGAACTCCCCGCAGCGAAAATATCTTTCGCAGTTGGCCATCTCACTTCACCATTGGCAAAAACACTGCCACCGCCCTGGGAACTCGAGTGATTTCTGAAAACCCTCCGGCGCACACTTCCGTCAAATGACACAAAAAAACCACCCTGCCGCCGTGGGTAGGGTGGTTAGTCTGCAGATCCGTGTTGAATCACGGATCGGACAATTGGTTCGCGACTACTTCTGTTGCTGTTGCAAGCCGGGCCGAACGCGCTTGTTGATGTCGGTCTCAAGCACGCCGAAGACCGATTCGTGACGAGCCACTGACATTTGCAGGGCGGCGAGCAATCGCTTGGCTGTAAAGAAGTTAACGATGATCCGCTGTTTGACTTGGATTGGATCCTTTGGCACGCCGATGGGCTGAGGATTCAAACCGAAATCGATGATCAATTCTTCGGGCGATCCGGTAACCCGGCAGAAGTTAGCGTAGGTAGCCAAGGCGTCGCGATCTTCAACTTGAACCTGAGCAACTTGCTGAGGAGGCGTTTGCGCCTTTGCCGCTGGCGAAGTTGGTTCCGCAGTTGCTGTCGCAGTCGCTGTTGCGTTTTCTTCCGACTCGGTGGTGTTGTCGTCTGCCATCTAATGATTCTCCAAAAGTTGAGAAGGGGAAAGGTAATCTGAGTGACGCGTTAAACTCGTACATGAAGATCCACTGAGCTCGCAGCGCGCCGGCGACTCAGTTGGGACCTGTGAACCGATCCGAGAATCAGTTCATGTCTGTGATGAAACTTCTGATAGATCCGGTCCATCTACCTAGTGGATTTTGCAAAAACTCCAGATGTGTTCTGTGGCACCATGTACTAACCATCCGATGCATAAGTGATCGTCATGGTTCCTTAAAAATCGAAGTTAAATGTTTTGATAATCACTCGCCATAAACGCTGGCCTAACGACATTGGGTCGACGTGCACTTTGGCAGCGCCACGGTATCCCGGACGTAGGAGCATATCGGCAGAATCCAATGGCACGCGAGCCTGATAGGAAACACTACGGGGCCGGACCTGTCCGGTTTTGGGGTCGATTTCAGTTTGGAGGTCACCACCGGTTTGACTGGACATGGACGTACTCGCTGCATCCATTGGCTTTTTGGAGATCTCTTCAATCTTGCCATGAAAGGTTTGCAATCGGAGCGAATCCAATTTCAAGTCGACTGCCTGATCCTCACGAACGAGCTGGCGGTCACCCTGATCGATAATTAACACGGCTTCAAAACCATCGGGTGCACCGATCTCGCAGATCATGTCGTCGGCCGTCAACAGCGCGCCACGATTTTCTATTTGCAGTGGCGTACCCGTCCAACCAGGCAAGCGGCCGTCACCTGGATCATTCGAGGGACGCTCTGGGGGCGGCAGCACAAACCCGTCTTGCTTAGCTCGTATGGTAAGTCGATCGACTTCCTCTTGCGTCTTTGCTTTCAGGGACAGAATTGACTGCAACATTTCCTCTTGCGTTTCAATCTGAGCGACGACTGCCGGCTCTTCCTGGGCTCGCAACTTCAGGTTTTGGAGTTGAACGGATGCGAATCGTTCTTCGCCGTTGATCACGGCCAGCCGTATTTTGAGTTCGGGGTCGTCGAGGACTGCGATCGGCTCTCCCTGCGACACACGGGTGCCAACGGGGACCGTTTCGACAATGCGCCCCACGGTACCGGCATAGACCGTTCCCGCTCTACTGGGACGGATTTCAAATGCAGCGTCGATATGATGAGGCAGCGGGATATAACACACCGCAGCGATGACAACGCCTGCAACGGCCAGCGATGTCAGGAGGGGGCCACGTTTCACTTTTGCGAGTCTCCCAGGAGTACGGATGAACTTCCAAGTTTGGATGATCGGCTGTGCAACCAGTCCCGAGAACCCGATCACGGCCAGGATTCGTCCAAGTGCCTGCAACCCGTAGGGCTCGAGCACTTGCATCACGAACCACACAATCGAGAACACGACCACCCAGCGATAGATGACACTGGCGATCGTGAACATGCCAAACAAAAATCGATTTCGTTGCGGCAGGAACGGGTCGTCCTGCAATTCCAATCCCAAACAGGTCTCTTGAAACCAACGTTTGAGTACCTCGGTACTCTTTTGGCGGAGGTTCGGAATCTCAAGGTAATCCATCAGGATGTAATACCCGTCAAATCGCAACAGAGGATTACCATTGACGAGCACGGTGCTGACCACGTTGAGAAACATCATGTTCAGACAGAGATCGTTGATCGTCGTCCCAGATTCGCTGAAGAACCACACGTAGGCCGCAATCGACGCCAAGATCATTTCGACATAAATGCCGCCCGCACCGATCCAGATACGCTTCCACTTGTTCGGCAACATCCACGAGTCCGATACGTTGCAGTACAGACAGGGAGTGAAGACAAGCAGCATGAATCCGATCTCGTGACACTCGCCGCCAAACTTTTTGCAACTGAGGCCGTGCCCAAATTCGTGGATCACTTTTACGATCGCCATTGTCGCGGCCAAAATGATCCAGCGATCGGCGGCGAAGAACTGATGAAACGTCGGCAGCTTGGCGTAGACGGTTTGATACTGCGTGGCCAGCAGGAGGGCGGCCGACAGTAAAAAGCAGGCGAAGAAAATCAAGGCGGGGACAGTGAAGATCCATCCTGCGATGGGCAGCAAGCGATTGAGTATCTTTTCGGGATCGATGCCTCGGAATCGCACGGCGAAGACGTTGGACATCTTGCCGAGTAATTCCTTGTTCTTCTTTGTCCGTCCACGCTCGCGTAGCGATTTTCCTTGTCCTGGTGAGTTGCTGATCACCAAGCCACTGCGGTGCAACATCCCAATGAACTGCTGCAGGTCGCCGAATGTAATTTTTTGAGGCGCGAATCGCTGTTCAAATCCGTCCTTGATCTGCTGCAAGCTGACATGCCCGTCCAGCATATTCAGGATGAAGTATTCCTCGTCGTGGAATCGGAAATACTGCAAACCAACAGGTTCTTTCATCACCCAGTACCCTTGCCCCTGGTAGTGGTGCCGACTCGCGGTCAAGTCAGGACGTCGGCGCACCGTCAGCGCACGTGACGAACTGCTTACCAGTGATTCAGCAAGGGTAGTCATGGGGCAAAGTTATGGGAGAGTACGAAACGGGAGGGCCGAGGAATGCTGCTACCTATTCAAAAATAATTTCAGCGTTCATGCCAGGCTTGATGATCCAGGCGTCGCTGGAGTCTTTCTGGTTATCGATGTCGACCCAGATCCGTACGCGATGGCTAAGGTCGAGTTCACTGCCGACAAAGCCGATTTTCCCTGCGACCACAACTGGAGTCTCTTGATCGTTCGATGTGAACACGCGAACGGTCACGGGCAACCCAGCACGAACGCGACCGGGGAATGCCAGCGCGTCGACGACGCCCTCAACTCGAACTCGGTCGAGTTGCACAAGCGTCGCGATCGGGGATCCTCCTTGCACCCACTCGCCTTGCTGGGCGATCCGGTTCTCAATGTAGCCGTCGAACGGCGCGAAAACTCGTCGACGCTGTTCTTCATATTCTGCAATTTCTCGCTCGTTGCGTTTGCCGATGTACTGCGCTTTGGCGATCTTCATCTGCATTTCCGCCAGATCAATCTTCAACGATCCACGCACCGCCTCAAGCATTTTCTTCTTCACCTCCCAGTAGGAAATCGCCTGCTCTTCGTACAACTTTTTGTGCGATTCGGCTTCTGCTTCAGCGAGTTCGAGTGTGTTGCGAGCGTCCTGCACGTTCACGTCGTTGTCTGCATTGAGCATCGCCTCGGTTTCTTCAGCCTTCTTCAAAGCAACCGTCAGCTTTGCCGACGTATCGTCGATCACAGCGAGCACGTCACCGGCGACAACATCCATCCCCTCTTCGACGTTCATCTCGATAAGTTTGCCTTCGACTTCCGCGGGAATATTCACATTGCGGATAAATTTGACGGAGCAGCGATCGGCGACAACCTGCTTGCCCGGACTTGTCGTACGCGGAGGACGCTGGGCCAGCGCTGGGGAACCGGCCAGCAGGGCAGCTACCACGACGACTAGCATCGTCAGAGATCGACGTAGGATTTTCGGCAGGTTCATGAGCAAAGAGAGTCTGCGAGTTGTAGATGAATTTGAGAGGAAAATGTGATTGTTCGTTTGAGACGTGACTAGAAAATGAACTTGGCAAACCACTCATACACTTCGTGTAAGAGCACAAATCCACTTGCACGACGCCCGACTTTGACATCCGCCGTCAACTTTGTTCCTGGACTCGGCGAGAGCTTTTGGAGCTCATCCTGATTGGGAAGAACTCGCATTTTGATGATTGATCCGTGCTCCTCACTGGCTTCCGCACGCAATGAAATGTTGTCAACGGGCAAAGTTCCCGAGAGCGGTGCATCGGGATCGGATGCTAAGATATAGGTGACTTCGAGCTCCTTGGCTCCATTTTTATGGATGAATTCGTCTAAATGTCCTTCACGCTTCTCGGGCATCTCGATCTCGAGATACAGTGGTTTTTCCAGGTCAGCGATCTCCATCAAAACTTGACCTGTCGTGATCGGCCGATTGAGCAATAGTTTTTCCACTTCCCACGACACGACACGTCCGTTGATGGGCGATCGCACAATCAGGTCGTCGGCACGCTTATTCTTCAAGGCGAGTTTGGCGTTTTGCGCTTGCAGCTTCGTTTCCAGTTCGATCTCCTCACCTTCGAGCGCTCGTTTCTCCGCACGCTTGAGCGAGTCCCGCTGATTCAGCTGCCCGCGAACGCGTTGCATCTCCGCCATCGTGGTGTAAATCTGGCCTTCGAGCTCGGTAATCTCGACTTCGATATCCGGATTGATCATACGCACCAAAGGTTGCCCCTCGGTGACTAGCGAATTGTGGTCGACGAGAACTTCGCGAACCTCACCATCAATTCCCGCAAAAATTTCCCGTCGGGCTTCAGGCTTGAGAGTACCGTCGGCTTCCAGGTCAAAGTCCAGCGGAATGAAGATGCCCGCGACGATCAAACCCATAATCAGGGCCACGATCCCTAGCGTTTTGGGCAGCGTGCGGGCGCGCAGCACCCATGTCGCGCGACCGAGCGTTCGCCACACCGGCATCAGAAATAGGTTGGTATGAGCCTGCGAGTTCGCAATTGCTCGCGTGCCGTGCTCGTACACCAAATCACAACGAGTTCTAAACACATCCGGCGGCAGATCCGTCTCGATCTGCTCGACGATCAATGCGCCAATCACTTCACCACGGTGTGCGTCATCGCGGTC carries:
- a CDS encoding DUF1501 domain-containing protein; the protein is MLSFKGHAGKDLCDSQLGSTRRSFLRVGGAGMLGLSLPQLLQLQSAQGESKGGESSGGPGWNKAKSIIMVYLQGGPSQLDLWDPKEHVPDNVRSQFAPISTKIPGVKFTENLPRLSQINDRFTTIRSMSYTPNGLFNHTAAIYQMMTGYTTDKVSPSGQLEPPSPKDFPNFGSNIVKMRPIDEPMLPFVMLPRPLQESNVIGKGGTAGFLGKAFDPYTLYPSGDDMSMDKMERIRTDDLSLRDEVFDIRLERRANLRQLLNEQMPTINEAVENFQLDQYYDRALSLIISGRARDAFKLSEEDSVLRDAYGRNTFGQSCLLARRLIEAGTRVVEVIWPKVANSDNHSWDHHKDLSKRMKTQSAPMLDAGLTTLIEDLDQRGLLDETLVVAVGEFGRSPQRGVSTSGNNNSDDGRDHWPYCYTAVLAGAGIRRGLVYGKSDETSSAPVEHPVHPAELLATIYHSFGIAPETIVYNHLNQPRELVKAQAVTALMS
- a CDS encoding DUF3467 domain-containing protein — protein: MADDNTTESEENATATATATAEPTSPAAKAQTPPQQVAQVQVEDRDALATYANFCRVTGSPEELIIDFGLNPQPIGVPKDPIQVKQRIIVNFFTAKRLLAALQMSVARHESVFGVLETDINKRVRPGLQQQQK
- a CDS encoding HlyD family efflux transporter periplasmic adaptor subunit translates to MTTLAESLVSSSSRALTVRRRPDLTASRHHYQGQGYWVMKEPVGLQYFRFHDEEYFILNMLDGHVSLQQIKDGFEQRFAPQKITFGDLQQFIGMLHRSGLVISNSPGQGKSLRERGRTKKNKELLGKMSNVFAVRFRGIDPEKILNRLLPIAGWIFTVPALIFFACFLLSAALLLATQYQTVYAKLPTFHQFFAADRWIILAATMAIVKVIHEFGHGLSCKKFGGECHEIGFMLLVFTPCLYCNVSDSWMLPNKWKRIWIGAGGIYVEMILASIAAYVWFFSESGTTINDLCLNMMFLNVVSTVLVNGNPLLRFDGYYILMDYLEIPNLRQKSTEVLKRWFQETCLGLELQDDPFLPQRNRFLFGMFTIASVIYRWVVVFSIVWFVMQVLEPYGLQALGRILAVIGFSGLVAQPIIQTWKFIRTPGRLAKVKRGPLLTSLAVAGVVIAAVCYIPLPHHIDAAFEIRPSRAGTVYAGTVGRIVETVPVGTRVSQGEPIAVLDDPELKIRLAVINGEERFASVQLQNLKLRAQEEPAVVAQIETQEEMLQSILSLKAKTQEEVDRLTIRAKQDGFVLPPPERPSNDPGDGRLPGWTGTPLQIENRGALLTADDMICEIGAPDGFEAVLIIDQGDRQLVREDQAVDLKLDSLRLQTFHGKIEEISKKPMDAASTSMSSQTGGDLQTEIDPKTGQVRPRSVSYQARVPLDSADMLLRPGYRGAAKVHVDPMSLGQRLWRVIIKTFNFDF
- a CDS encoding efflux RND transporter periplasmic adaptor subunit; protein product: MNLPKILRRSLTMLVVVVAALLAGSPALAQRPPRTTSPGKQVVADRCSVKFIRNVNIPAEVEGKLIEMNVEEGMDVVAGDVLAVIDDTSAKLTVALKKAEETEAMLNADNDVNVQDARNTLELAEAEAESHKKLYEEQAISYWEVKKKMLEAVRGSLKIDLAEMQMKIAKAQYIGKRNEREIAEYEEQRRRVFAPFDGYIENRIAQQGEWVQGGSPIATLVQLDRVRVEGVVDALAFPGRVRAGLPVTVRVFTSNDQETPVVVAGKIGFVGSELDLSHRVRIWVDIDNQKDSSDAWIIKPGMNAEIIFE
- a CDS encoding HlyD family efflux transporter periplasmic adaptor subunit — its product is MSVNQQSVEETKAQIRGLVNEIAALTKSGSTASEFYPELLSRIITALAAAGGAVWLLDEDRHLRLQYQINAEPSILAENSDDATRHMRLVQRAANAGQSVLVPPYSGTTDGDAEGNPTRYLLVLGALQHDGHKDGVIEIFQRPDTAPETQKGYLRFLQQMCELAAEWLRSQKLIKLGDRQTLWQQADSFARAAHESLDLKETAYIVANEGRRLIGCDRVSVAIKKGRKCTVEAISGQDTIENRSNIVSALNVLATRVVAAGEPLWHDGSTEDLPPQIEEALEDYVDLSYGRNLAVLPLRAPQRKLGHEQETGAAGEVDRDDAHRGEVIGALIVEQIETDLPPDVFRTRCDLVYEHGTRAIANSQAHTNLFLMPVWRTLGRATWVLRARTLPKTLGIVALIMGLIVAGIFIPLDFDLEADGTLKPEARREIFAGIDGEVREVLVDHNSLVTEGQPLVRMINPDIEVEITELEGQIYTTMAEMQRVRGQLNQRDSLKRAEKRALEGEEIELETKLQAQNAKLALKNKRADDLIVRSPINGRVVSWEVEKLLLNRPITTGQVLMEIADLEKPLYLEIEMPEKREGHLDEFIHKNGAKELEVTYILASDPDAPLSGTLPVDNISLRAEASEEHGSIIKMRVLPNQDELQKLSPSPGTKLTADVKVGRRASGFVLLHEVYEWFAKFIF